In Chitinivorax sp. PXF-14, the following proteins share a genomic window:
- a CDS encoding YqiA/YcfP family alpha/beta fold hydrolase, with product MIVYLHGFMSGPGSYKAMQFRDYMRQQAREHEYACPKLPPYPGQAIQQLEGWLATLAAPLCLIGSSLGGYYALWLAEKFACRAVLVNPAIRPYDDLARYLGPQVSPYTDEAFTLAPCHIDELKAIDVPHITHPERYWLLSQTGDEVLDYRLGVEKLAGARQTVIDDGDHSFQGFEAFIPAIDAFAHT from the coding sequence ATGATCGTCTACCTGCATGGCTTCATGTCCGGGCCCGGCTCGTACAAGGCCATGCAGTTTCGTGACTACATGCGCCAGCAGGCGCGGGAACACGAATACGCCTGCCCCAAGCTGCCGCCCTACCCGGGCCAGGCCATCCAACAGCTCGAGGGCTGGCTCGCCACGCTGGCGGCGCCTCTCTGCCTGATCGGCAGCTCGCTCGGCGGCTACTACGCGCTCTGGCTGGCAGAAAAATTCGCCTGCAGGGCCGTGCTGGTCAACCCGGCCATCCGCCCCTACGACGATCTCGCCCGCTACCTGGGCCCGCAGGTCAGCCCCTACACCGACGAGGCCTTCACGCTGGCACCGTGCCACATCGACGAACTGAAGGCGATCGACGTGCCGCACATCACGCATCCCGAGCGCTACTGGCTGCTCAGCCAGACCGGGGATGAGGTGCTCGACTATCGTCTGGGCGTGGAAAAGCTCGCGGGCGCTCGGCAAACCGTCATCGACGACGGCGACCACAGCTTTCAAGGGTTTGAGGCATTCATTCCCGCGATTGACGCCTTCGCCCACACCTAA
- a CDS encoding sensor histidine kinase, giving the protein MADNQVQVDVSVFMASSIHDMKNSLSLLSGMLEKFLGDLSPQTFDGYSQMAQMLYEVQRVNGNLIQLLTLYKLGNELYPFDAAPHEMSGFVADVVAQNEALFASKSITLTIDVPEELVWHFDEDLVAGAINQAMNNAANYTHDRIALIVRQSGDDIEIRVEDNGKGYPAAILAAPDALARGVNFATGSTGLGLHFAHVIASLHRNCGRHGTVHLENGGSLGGGCFVLTLP; this is encoded by the coding sequence ATGGCAGACAATCAAGTACAGGTCGATGTCTCGGTGTTCATGGCATCGTCCATCCATGACATGAAGAATTCGCTGAGCCTGCTCAGCGGCATGCTGGAGAAGTTTCTCGGTGATCTGTCACCGCAGACCTTCGACGGATATTCGCAGATGGCGCAGATGCTGTACGAGGTCCAGCGCGTCAACGGCAACCTGATCCAGCTGCTCACGCTCTACAAGCTCGGCAATGAGCTCTACCCATTCGATGCCGCCCCGCACGAGATGTCGGGTTTCGTTGCCGACGTGGTGGCGCAGAACGAGGCGCTGTTTGCATCGAAGTCGATCACCCTGACGATCGATGTCCCCGAGGAGCTCGTCTGGCACTTCGACGAAGACCTGGTCGCCGGCGCCATCAACCAGGCCATGAACAACGCGGCCAACTATACGCATGACCGCATCGCCCTGATCGTGCGCCAGTCCGGCGACGATATCGAAATACGCGTCGAGGACAACGGCAAGGGCTACCCCGCCGCGATTCTCGCCGCACCCGACGCACTCGCGCGCGGCGTCAATTTCGCCACTGGCAGCACCGGGCTCGGCCTGCACTTCGCCCATGTCATCGCCAGCCTGCACCGTAACTGCGGCCGCCATGGCACGGTACATCTCGAAAATG
- a CDS encoding FimV family protein: MELYGQWPWLAATLCLLLIVGLLYRKRRGQGDHYGAMSKLDLVAEAEILLHYQRYAEAGKLLKVEIDKHPGNLDAKLLMLKVLAKQNMRIEFELLARDVYPQLIESNLLAWEKVAKRGRKLDPANPLYQPHAIEQHA; encoded by the coding sequence ATGGAACTGTACGGCCAATGGCCCTGGCTGGCTGCCACGCTTTGCCTGCTGCTGATTGTCGGGCTGCTCTACCGCAAGCGTCGGGGACAGGGCGATCACTATGGCGCCATGAGCAAACTCGATCTGGTGGCCGAGGCCGAGATCCTGCTCCACTACCAACGCTATGCCGAGGCCGGCAAGCTGCTCAAGGTCGAAATCGACAAGCACCCAGGCAATCTCGATGCCAAGCTGCTGATGCTCAAGGTACTGGCCAAGCAGAACATGCGCATCGAATTCGAATTGCTGGCCCGCGATGTCTATCCGCAGCTGATCGAATCGAACCTGCTCGCCTGGGAAAAAGTCGCCAAGCGCGGGCGCAAGCTCGACCCGGCCAACCCGCTGTACCAGCCGCACGCCATCGAACAGCACGCATGA